The genomic segment GCCGCAGCTCGTCCGCGCCGTCCCACTCGTCCGCCCGACCGGCGCTGGCATGCCGTACCAGCAGGACCGTCGCGGTGATCCGGGGCAGCGCGGCGAACGCCGCCAGCACCGGCAGGTAGTCGTCGTCGGTCAGGACGGCCGGCGCCCGGTCCAGCCGTACCCACCGCAGCTGGTCCACCTCGTCGTTGGGGGTGAAGCCGGCGCCGTCGCCCGCCGCCATCGACCAGAAGTCGACCACCTTGTCGGCCGCGCCGCCGGGCCCGGCCACCCGGTAGCGCACCGACGGCAGCCGGACGCCGGGCACCGGCCGTAACGCCGACTCCTCGGCCACCTCCCGGCAGGCGGCGACCAGTGGATGCTCGCCCCGGTCCAGCTTGCCCTTCGGCAGCGACCAGTCGTCGTAGCGGGGCCGGTGCACCAGGGCCACCTCGACCCCGGCCGGCCCCTCGCGCCAGACCAGGCCGCCGGCAGCCCGGATCAGCCGTGTGGACATCGCCGTCACCCTGTCAGGTCTCGTCGACGGTTTCGCGCAGCAGCACCGCCTGCATGTCGTTCAGGCCACCGTTGCGCCGGGTCCACGACCCGTCCGGGTTGAGTTCGAACCCGCCGGTGCTGTCGGCCATCGCGAGATCCAGCACCCCGGCCAGCTCGGCCTGCGCGGCGGCGTCGGTCACCTGCACCAGCGCCTCCACCCGCCGATCCAGGTTGCGGTGCATCAGATCGGCCGAACCGATCCAGAACTCGTCGAAGCCGTCGGCGGTGAAGCGGAAGATGCGCGAATGCTCCAGGAACCGGCCGAGCGTCGAGCGGACCCGGATGTTCTCCGACAGGTCCGGCACCCCCGGCCGCAGTGCGCAGATGCCGCGCACCATCAGGTCGATGCGTACCCCGGCGCGGCTGGCCCGGTACAGCGCGTCGATCACCCGCTCGTCCACGATCGAGTTGACCTTGCACTGGATGCGGGCCGGCTTGCCCGCCCGGACCCGGTCGGCCTGCCGCTCGATCCGGTCGATGATGCCGGCCCGCACCCCCTGCGGCGCCACCAGCAGCCGCCGGTAGCTCGTCTGCCGGGAGTACCCGGTCAGCACGTTGAACAGGTCGGTGGCGTCCGCGCCGACCTCCGGGTCGGCGGTGAACAGGCCGAAGTCCTCGTAGGTGCGGGCGGTCTTCGGGTTGTAGTTGCCGGTGCCGATGTGGCAGTAGCGCCGGATGCCACCCGCCTCGGCGCGCACCACCAGCGCCATCTTCGCGTGCGTCTTCAGCCCGACCAGCCCGTACATCACGTGGCAGCCGGCCTGCTCCAGCTTGCGCGCCCAGGAGATGTTGGCCTCCTCGTCGAACCGGGCCTTGATCTCCACCACCGCGACCACCTGCTTGCCCGCCTCGGCGGCGGTCACCAGCGCGTCGACGATCGGCGAGTCGCCGGAGGTGCGGTACAGCGTCTGCTTGATCGCGAGCACGCCCGGATCCTCGGCGGCCTGCTCGATGAACCGCTGCACGGTGGTGGAGAACGAGTGGTACGGATGGTGCACCAGCACGTCGCCGCCGCGCAGCGTGGCGAACACGCTCTTCGGTGTCTCGCCCTCGCTGAACGCCGCCGGCGTCGCCGGGACGAACGGCTGATCGGTCAGGTCGTCCCGGTCGGCCGCGTCGTAGATCTGCCACAGCGCGGTCAGATCCAGCAGCCCGGGCACCCGCAGCACGTCCTGCGAGGTCATGTCGAGCTCCCGGACCAGCAGGTCGAGCACGTGGTCGGAGATCGTGGACGCCACCTCCAGCCGCACCGGCGGGCCGAACCGGCGCTGTGCCAGCTCGCGCTCCATCGCCTGCAGCAGGTCCTCGTCCCGGTCCTCCTCGACCTCCAGGTCGGCGTTGCGGGTGACCCGGAAGACGTGGTGGTCGACCACGTCCATGCCCGGGAACAGCTGGTCGAGGTGGGCCGCGATCAGGTCCTCCACCGGCAGGAACGCCGAGCGGCCGGCGTTGGGCCGTTGCACCGTGACGAACCGCGGCACGTTGTTCGGCACCTTCACCCGGGCGAACCGCTCGCCGCTGCCGTCCGCCGCCCGTACCAGCACCGCGAGGTTCAGCGACAACCCCGAGATGTACGGGAACGGGTGCGCCGGGTCCACCGCGAGCGGCGTGAGCACCGGGAACACCTGGTCACGGAAGTACCCGCGGAGCCGCTCCTGGTCGTCGGCGGTCAGCTCGGACCAGCGCAGGATCCGCACCCCGGCCCGCGCCAGCGCCGGCCGGACGTCGTCGGCGAAGCACCGGGAGTGCCGGCCGACCAGCTCCGCGGCGCGCTGGCTGATCCGTTCCAGCTGCTCCCGCGGCGGCATCCGGTCCGGCGTGCGCAGGGTCAGGCCGGTGGACAACCGGCGCTGCAGCCCGGCGACGCGCACCATGTAGAACTCGTCCAGGTTGCTTGCGAAGATCGCCAGGAACTTCGCCCGTTCCAGCAGCGGCTGGTCCCGGTCCTCGGCCAGGGTGAGCACCCGGGCGTTGAAGTCCAGCCAGGACAGCTCGCGATTGAGGAACCGGCCGTCCGGCAGCTCCGCTCGGTCGCTCGGCTCCGTGCTGCGCACGGCGGTGCTGCCGGCGGCGCGTTCGGCCCCGCCGTCGCGGGCCGGCGGCTCGGCGCCGGCCCGCGACGGGCCGGCGCTGCCGTCGGGCGCGCCGCGCAGAGGTGCCGTGGCCGGCTCCGGCCCTGGCTGCCGTGGCGCCGCGGCGGGCCGCGTGCTGGCGCCGCGCCGCGTCGACCGGTCGCCCGTACGGGTGCTCTCCTCGCTGGCGTGCGTCATGGCTTCATCATGGCCCGATCCGGCTGAACGAGCGAGAAACACCGGTCAACGGCACCGTGACGAGCCGAGCCGGTGAGCGGTCAGGGCATCGTCACCAGGGTGACCCGCTCGACCCGGCCCTGCTCGCCGGTGTCCAGCCGGACCCGCTGGCCGGGCCGCAGGTGGCGGAGCCCGCCGGCGGCGAACGCCGCCGCGTCGAACGCCACCCGGCTGCCGTCGTCCAGCACCGCCGTACCGGCACCGGTGTCCTGCTCGAAGCTCGCCACCGTTCCCTGCATGTCCCGACCGTACCGGTACGTCGGTGTGCGTCCCGCCCGCGCGGGTCGCCGGCTGCGCTTCTGCGCCGTCTGCGCCGTTCGTGCGGTCCGTGCCGCTTGCGCCGCCCGTGCGGTCCGTACCGTCCGTGGCCGTCCGTGGCCGTCCGTGGCCACCGGGCCCCGGGCACGGCGGCGGTGTACGGGTCGGGCGGCCCGCGTCGGGGCTCCGCGGTCGGGCGGGCATCATCGTGGGCACGGGTACGGTGACTGGGTGGGAGGTGCGGTGGCGCGTCGAGGTTTCTGGGTGCGGGTCGGCATGGGGGTGATCAACTCCACGCTCACCGTTTTCAGTCGACACACCTGGCAGGGCGCCGAGCACATCCCGGCCACCGGCGGCGCGATCGTGGCCGCGAACCACATCTCTCAGGTCGACCCGATGGTGATGGCCCGGTTCGTGTACGCGACCGGTCGGGTGCCACGGTTCCTGACCAAGGCGAGCGTGTTGCAGGTGCCGCTGATGGGTCCGGCGCTGCGCAGCACCGGCCAGATCCCGGTGCACCGGGGCAGCATCGACGCGGCCCGCTCGGTGGACGAGGCGGCCGCCGCGCTGCGCGACGGCCACGTCGTCGTGGTGTACCCGGAGGGCACCACCACCCGGGACCCGGACTTCTGGCCGATGCACGGCCGTACCGGCGTGGCCCGGCTGGCGCTGACCACCGGCGCGCCGGTGATCCCGGTGGCGCAGTGGGGTGCGCAGCGGCTGCAGGACCCGGTGGCGCACACGGTGCGGCCCCGGCCGCGTACCCCGGTCAGCGTGCTGGCCGGCCCGCCGATGGACCTGTCCGGCTGGCGCGAACGGGCCGCCGGCGGCGAACCGGACCGGACGCTGCTGACCGGCCTGTCCGACGCGATCATGTACCGCATCCGGGAACTGCTCACCGAACTTCGCGACGAGCAGCCACCCGAGCAGCTGTACGCATGGCCGCCGAGGCGGCCGGCCACCCCCGACGGCGAAGGCGGACGATGACCGAGATCAAGCGCGCGGCGGTGCTCAGCGCCGGCTCGTGGGGTACCACGTTCGGCAAGGTGCTCGCCGACGCCGGCCGCGAGGTGCGCATCCTCGCCCGGCGGGCCGAGGTCGCCGAGGCGATCAACGACACCCACACCAACCCGGACTACGTGCCCGAGGTACGGCTGCCGGATGCGGTCACCGCCACCACCGACCCGGCGACCGCGCTGGACGGCGTCGACCTGGTGGTGCTCGCCACGCCGAGCCAGGCGCTGCGCGACAACCTGGTCGCCTGGAAGCCGCTGCTGGATCCGGCGGCCAGCATCGTCAGCCTGGCCAAGGGCATCGAGCTGAACACCTCGCTGCGGATGAGCGAGGTGATCGCCGAGGTCACCGGCATCCCGACCGATCAGGTCGTGGTGGTCACCGGCCCGAACCTGGCGCCGGAGATCGCGCACGGCCAGCCGACCGCGGCCGTGGTCGCCTGCACCGACCTGGCCCGCGCGGAGCTGGTGCAGCGGGCGGTCGCGGCACCGTACTTCCGGCCGTACACCAACACCGACGTGGTCGGGTGCGAGATCGGCGGCGCGGTCAAGAACGTCATCGCACTGGCCTACGGGATGGCCTCCGGGCTGGGACTCGGCGACAACACCAAGGCGACGCTGATCACCCGGGGGCTGGCCGAGACCTCCCGGCTGGGGGAGCGGCTCGGCGCCGACCCGCGGACCTTCTCCGGCCTGGCCGGTCTCGGCGACCTGGTCGCCACCTGCTCGTCGCCGCTGTCGCGCAACCACCGGTTCGGCGAGTACCTCGGCCGAGGCGACAGCCTCGCCGCCGCGCAGCGCGCCACCCGGCAGACCGCCGAGGGCGTCAAGAGCTGCCGGTCGATCCGTGACCTGGCGCACCGGTACCGGGTGGAGATGCCGATCACCGAGCAGGTCGAGCGGGTCTGCTACGAGCAGGTGCCGCCGTCGGTGGCGGTGCGCGAGCTGATGAGCCGGGACATGAAGGCGGAGTGATGGGTACCTCCGGCGCGGTCGGGCCGGACCGGCCGGGCCCCGGCGAGCGGCGCGTGGCGGACCCGGCCGGCTACCGGGACGCGACCCGGGTGATACATGCCGGTGCGCCGGCGCCGACGCCCGGTGCGCCGTTTCGGGCCGGTCCGGTGCTGGCCGCGCCGTACCACCTCGCCGCCGAGGGGCCGACCGGCGCCGACGCGTACGGCCGGGCCGACAACCCGACCGTACGCGCGCTGGAGCAGGCGATCGGCACGCTGGAGGGCGGCGAGGTCGTCGCCTTCGCCTCCGGGATGGCGGCCATCACCGGCCTGCTGTTCGC from the Actinocatenispora thailandica genome contains:
- a CDS encoding cold-shock protein — protein: MQGTVASFEQDTGAGTAVLDDGSRVAFDAAAFAAGGLRHLRPGQRVRLDTGEQGRVERVTLVTMP
- a CDS encoding RNA degradosome polyphosphate kinase; this encodes MTHASEESTRTGDRSTRRGASTRPAAAPRQPGPEPATAPLRGAPDGSAGPSRAGAEPPARDGGAERAAGSTAVRSTEPSDRAELPDGRFLNRELSWLDFNARVLTLAEDRDQPLLERAKFLAIFASNLDEFYMVRVAGLQRRLSTGLTLRTPDRMPPREQLERISQRAAELVGRHSRCFADDVRPALARAGVRILRWSELTADDQERLRGYFRDQVFPVLTPLAVDPAHPFPYISGLSLNLAVLVRAADGSGERFARVKVPNNVPRFVTVQRPNAGRSAFLPVEDLIAAHLDQLFPGMDVVDHHVFRVTRNADLEVEEDRDEDLLQAMERELAQRRFGPPVRLEVASTISDHVLDLLVRELDMTSQDVLRVPGLLDLTALWQIYDAADRDDLTDQPFVPATPAAFSEGETPKSVFATLRGGDVLVHHPYHSFSTTVQRFIEQAAEDPGVLAIKQTLYRTSGDSPIVDALVTAAEAGKQVVAVVEIKARFDEEANISWARKLEQAGCHVMYGLVGLKTHAKMALVVRAEAGGIRRYCHIGTGNYNPKTARTYEDFGLFTADPEVGADATDLFNVLTGYSRQTSYRRLLVAPQGVRAGIIDRIERQADRVRAGKPARIQCKVNSIVDERVIDALYRASRAGVRIDLMVRGICALRPGVPDLSENIRVRSTLGRFLEHSRIFRFTADGFDEFWIGSADLMHRNLDRRVEALVQVTDAAAQAELAGVLDLAMADSTGGFELNPDGSWTRRNGGLNDMQAVLLRETVDET
- a CDS encoding lysophospholipid acyltransferase family protein; the protein is MARRGFWVRVGMGVINSTLTVFSRHTWQGAEHIPATGGAIVAANHISQVDPMVMARFVYATGRVPRFLTKASVLQVPLMGPALRSTGQIPVHRGSIDAARSVDEAAAALRDGHVVVVYPEGTTTRDPDFWPMHGRTGVARLALTTGAPVIPVAQWGAQRLQDPVAHTVRPRPRTPVSVLAGPPMDLSGWRERAAGGEPDRTLLTGLSDAIMYRIRELLTELRDEQPPEQLYAWPPRRPATPDGEGGR
- a CDS encoding NAD(P)H-dependent glycerol-3-phosphate dehydrogenase, which produces MTEIKRAAVLSAGSWGTTFGKVLADAGREVRILARRAEVAEAINDTHTNPDYVPEVRLPDAVTATTDPATALDGVDLVVLATPSQALRDNLVAWKPLLDPAASIVSLAKGIELNTSLRMSEVIAEVTGIPTDQVVVVTGPNLAPEIAHGQPTAAVVACTDLARAELVQRAVAAPYFRPYTNTDVVGCEIGGAVKNVIALAYGMASGLGLGDNTKATLITRGLAETSRLGERLGADPRTFSGLAGLGDLVATCSSPLSRNHRFGEYLGRGDSLAAAQRATRQTAEGVKSCRSIRDLAHRYRVEMPITEQVERVCYEQVPPSVAVRELMSRDMKAE
- a CDS encoding NUDIX hydrolase, with translation MSTRLIRAAGGLVWREGPAGVEVALVHRPRYDDWSLPKGKLDRGEHPLVAACREVAEESALRPVPGVRLPSVRYRVAGPGGAADKVVDFWSMAAGDGAGFTPNDEVDQLRWVRLDRAPAVLTDDDYLPVLAAFAALPRITATVLLVRHASAGRADEWDGADELRPLDDSGVATANRLATLLPLFAPVRLLTATPLRCVQTIEPSARRLRREPSTAPVFDEVRHDPLGAVQRVRRLADLGGASVVASQGGIIPATLDVLVHQDGVTLADPSTPKGAVWVLSFAADRLAAVDLLRP